In Zea mays cultivar B73 chromosome 7, Zm-B73-REFERENCE-NAM-5.0, whole genome shotgun sequence, the following proteins share a genomic window:
- the LOC103632959 gene encoding ADP-ribosylation factor GTPase-activating protein AGD3, translated as MFFSRLDDSPMFRKQMQSLEEGAELLRERCLKFHKGCRKYTEGLGEAYDGDIAFASSLETFGGGHNDPISVTFGGPVMTKFTIALREIGTYKEVLRSQVEHMLNDKLLQFVDIDLHEMKDARKRFDKATLLYDQAREKYLSLKKGTRTDVATAVEDELHSARSLFEQARFNLVTALSNIEAKKRFEFLEAVSGTMDAHLRYFKQGYELLHQMEPYINQVLAFAQQSRERSNYEQAALLERMQEFKRQIDRESRWSPNGMNDSPNGDGIQTIGRSSHKMIEEAMQSASKGKVQTIRQGYLSKRSSNLRGDWKRRFFVLDSRGMLYYYRKQNSRPSSGYSNQRTSIPSEHGSGLLSRWFSSHYHGGVHDEKSVARHTVNLLTSTIKVDADQSDLRFCFRIISPTKNYTLQAESAMDQMDWIEKITGVIASLLSSQSPERHLISSPKGSSHHRTASSSSSFSSSTELEHSISEDCMLEKNSGSGYFEHSARVAQHHRTSMMKPDKPIDLLRKVAGNNCCADCGASEPDWASLNLGILLCIECSGVHRNMGVHISKVRSLTLDVRVWEQSVINLFQSIGNTFANSVWEEMLPSSSCVDHGDISRADGLENMSHGFAPKKPKQSDSIAVKEKFIHAKYAEKDFVRKHNMDGIQLAEQMWDNVSSNNKKGVYSLIVGSNADVNFSYGHTSFNSALTLGKALLLQEQSASPSNGSSRCFDRNPLEKGCTGDSVSPASTSARIDGPDDYVEGLSLLHLACRAADLGMVELLLQYGANVNSTDSRGRTPLHHSIMKGRHVYAKLLLSRGADSQAADRDGRTALQYAIDSGTIEDEEILVLLEDPSR; from the exons ATGTTTTTCAGCAGGCTCGATGACTCGCCCATGTTCAGGAAGCAG ATGCAATCACTTGAAGAAGGTGCTGAATTGCTACGAGAGAGATGTTTAAAGTTTCACAAAGGTTGTCGAAAATACAC GGAAGGACTAGGGGAAGCATATGATGGAGATATTGCATTCGCAAGCTCACTTGAAACATTTGGAGGGGGGCATAATGATCCAATCAGTGTCACATTTGGAG GGCCTGTCATGACCAAATTTACAATTGCTTTAAGAGAAATTGGAACATACAAGGAAGTATTGCGCTCCCAG GTTGAGCACATGCTAAATGACAAGCTGCTCCAGTTTGTGGACATTGATTTACATGAAATGAAG GATGCTAGGAAACGTTTTGACAAGGCTACCCTTCTTTATGACCAG GCACGTGAAAAGTATTTGTCCTTGAAGAAAGGTACAAGGACTGACGTAGCAACTGCAGTAGAGGAT GAGCTTCACAGTGCTAGGTCTTTATTTGAGCAAGCTCGTTTCAATCTG GTGACTGCACTTTCAAATATCGAGGCTAAGAAAAGGTTTGAATTTTTGGAGGCTGTTAGTGGGACAATGGATGCTCATCTTCGTTATTTCAAACAA GGATATGAACTACTACATCAGATGGAACCGTATATCAATCAA GTTCTTGCTTTTGCACAACAATCAAGAGAAAGGTCTAACTATGAGCAGGCTGCTCTTCTTGAGAGGATGCAAGAGTTCAAACGACAAATTGATCGTGAAAGTCGGTGGTCACCAAATGGAATGAATGATTCTCCTAACGGTGATGGAATACAAACAATAGGTAGAAGTTCACATAAGATGATTGAGGAAGCAATGCAGTCAGCTTCAAAGGGCAAG GTTCAGACCATTCGCCAAGGCTATCTATCTAAGAGATCTTCAAACTTGAGAGGTGATTGGAAAAGGAGGTTCTTTGTCCTCGACAGTCGAGGAATGTTGTACTATTATCGCAAGCAGAACAGTAGACCATCT AGTGGATATTCTAACCAAAGAACTAGCATTCCCTCAGAACATGGTTCTGGGTTGCTCAGCAGATGGTTCTCTTCTCATTATCATGGAGGCGTGCATGATGAGAAATCGGTTGCACGTCATACTGTAAACTTGCTAACATCGACCATTAAAGTTGATGCAGACCAATCAGATCTGCGGTTCTGCTTCAGAATAATTTCTCCCACAAAGAACTACACGTTGCAG GCAGAGAGTGCAATGGATCAGATGGATTGGATTGAAAAAATTACCGGCGTCATTGCTTCTTTGCTGAGCTCCCAGTCTCCTGAACGA CATCTTATATCAAGTCCTAAGGGCAGCAGTCATCATCGAACTGCCAGCTCAAGCAGTTCATTCAGTAGCTCAACAGAACTTGAACATTCAATAAGTGAAGATTGTATGCTGGAAAAAAACTCAGGAAGTGGTTATTTCGAGCATTCTGCAAGAGTTGCACAGCATCACCGAACAAGCATGATGAAACCTGACAAGCCAATTGACTTGCTTAGGAAGGTGGCTGGCAATAATTGCTGTGCTGATTGTGGTGCTTCGGAGCCTGATTGGGCATCCCTGAACCTTGGAATTCTTTTATGCATAGAGTGTTCGGGGGTACACAGAAATATGGGTGTGCATATATCTAAG GTAAGATCCCTGACGCTTGATGTCAGGGTTTGGGAGCAATCTGTAATCAATCTCTTTCAGTCAATAGGCAACACTTTTGCCAATTCTGTCTGGGAAGAAATGTTACCTTCATCAAGCTGTGTTGACCATGGTGATATTTCAAG GGCTGATGGATTAGAAAACATGTCGCATGGCTTTGCACCCAAGAAGCCTAAACAATCTGATTCTATTGCAGTGAAGGAGAAATTTATTCATGCCAAG TATGCTGAGAAGGATTTCGTGCGGAAACATAACATGGATGGGATTCAACTTGCAGAACAGATGTGGGACAATGTAAGTtcgaacaacaagaagggggtgtACAGCTTGATCGTGGGGTCAAATGCCGACGTAAATTTTTCCTATGGTCATACATCATTCAATTCGGCTTTGACTCTGGGAAAAGCTCTCCTCCTACAAGAGCAATCAGCCTCTCCATCTAACGGAAGCTCTAGATGTTTTGACCGCAATCCACTCGAGAAGGGTTGTACCGGGGATTCTGTTTCTCCTGCCAGCACAAGCGCCCGTATAGACGGGCCGGACGATTATGTTGAAGGATTATCTTTGCTCCATCTAGCATGCCGCGCCGCGGACCTgggcatggttgagctgctcttgCAGTACGGCGCCAATGTAAACTCCACAGATTCAAGAGGGCGGACGCCGCTTCATCACAGCATCATGAAAGGGCGACATGTGTACGCCAAGCTACTGCTTTCCAG GGGCGCCGATTCTCAAGCCGCGGATCGAGATGGTAGGACAGCGTTACAGTATGCAATCGACAGCGGAACCATAGAGGACGAAGAGATCCTTGTTTTGCTAGAGGACCCAAGTAGATAA